The genomic region CACACGCCGTCGGCGGCGACAGTGCAGCCGGAGCAGATGATCCCTACTTCTGGACAGGTCTCCCCGTAGCCGTGGGCGTTGGCGACGCCGATCTCCGCGCATTCCTCGCACACCACAACGGTGGGCAGGTGGCGGGAGGCGTGCCCGAGCAGCTGGGAACGGTGTGAGGGACCGAGCCGATCCGCGCCTTGCCACAGCGCGGGATCGTGGGCGATCTTGTCCAGCAGCCGCTCGCCGAAGTCCTCGCCGAGACGGGCGGTGATCACCGCGGCGTCGAAGCCGTTGACGGTGGTGAACGCGGCGATCTCCTCGTCGACGTCGCCGCGGTGCAGCGCCAGGATCCACGCACAGTCCGGGCAGCGCGGCCCGTACTCCAGCGCCGCCTCCCGGCTGTAGGGGCCCCACGCGGGGGCCAGCTTGGCGACCCGCCGGCACAGGGCGCTCGCATGCGCCAAGCGCGGATCCCCGCCGGCGAACTCGAGTGCAACACCGGCGGCCTCACTGGTCACGATGTGGCGCTCGCGCCCCGAGACTGCGAACACCAGCTCAGCGGCCGGCAACGAAACGTAATCAATACTCACTGAATTCCTCTCTTGTGAAACATGTTCGGGCCGCCCGGCGGCCCGCGGGCGGGCCGGACTCAGGGGACGTGTCATCTCCGCTGGTCACCGAGGGGGACCACGTGCCAGCGTGTCCCCTCCGTGGCTGCCACTACCTCCCGTGGGAACTCCCGCGGCCCGCGGGGCCCCGACAGCGGGCGACATCCCCGGCCCTTCCCGCTGCGCTGACACACAAACCCACCGGTGACCTCCGAGACCCCGTCACGGGTGAAGAACCGGACAGGGAACTCGGTGAGCCGCGACAACGCTTCCAGCTGCTCCCAACTCGGGTACAACTGCCCGGCCTCCCACTGATCGACCGCGGGCTCCTGCACCCCGCATGCCTCGTCGACCTCGGGGCCGTAGAGCGCACGCATGTCCAGCGCCGCGGTGATCGCCCTGGGCGACACCAGGCCCTCGCGCCACGCCTCGAACGGGTCACTCTGACCGTCCCAGTCCACCTCAGCGCTCATGCCTGCTTCTCCATTTCCGACTCGGCGCCCTGACCGGCCTGGTAGCGGGCGTTGATGATCGCGACCGCGTCACGCCAGCTCACCTCCACCGCCCCCAGCCTGACCGCTTGAGCGCGCTTGGATTCGGTGACGTCGTAGTGCCAGTTCTCCGCCGCCCGGCTCCCCGGGCGCGCCTTGAACGGCTTACCGATCTTCACCGGATCCTGAAACCAGCTGCGCCGCAATCCCAGACGTGCCGCGAAGGCGTGAAGCTCGTCCTGGGTGTCGGCGAACAGATGCGACCACGTCGTGGCGTGGCGCCCGACGCGCGCCGGGATCCGCGCGTTGTCGACATAGACGGTCACGACGCCACCCCCGCCAGCGCGGCCACCTGCGCGACGGGCCGCGCACCGCTGACCGCATCAACACCGAGGTCCTCGAAAGAGCCGTCGATACCGGCGGCTCGCCGGATCGCCTCATGAACGAGCTGCGCGGCCTCCTGCGGGAGCATGTGCCCCGCCCCGGGGATGTGCACGTGCTCAGCGCCCGGGATCGCCGCCGCCAGGTCCCGGGCATGCACCGCCGGGGTCAACGGGTCAGCGCCACCGCTGAGCACCACCGTGCGCGCCCGGATGCTCGACAGCATCGGATATTGGTCGTAGTCCCGCAGCGCCGGCAGGAACCCGACCGCCGTGGCCACCGAGACAGCCGCCAGAGCGTCGGCGGCCACCGCGGCCAGCGCCGCAGCCGACGCTCCACGCCGCCAACGGCTCAACGTCGCACACAGCGGAGCGGCCATCGCCCTGACCGCCTGCTCCGGCGCCACACCGGCGACACCGACCAGCGCCGCGGTCGCCGGCGTTCCCAGTAGCCGACCCATGCCCCGCTGCCGCAGCTTGCCCGCCGCGGTGGCCACCAGCACCAGACCCACCGGATCGACCGGCCGCCTGCCGGCATCCAACCCGAGATAGCCCAGGGCGGTCATACCGCCCATGCTGTGGCCCACCAGTGTCACCGGACCACTGACCTCGCACACCGCCAGCACCTGGGCCAGGTCCTCGGCCAGCCGCTCAATGCGGTAGGTGCTCATCGGCGCCTGACCGGACCGGCCATGACCGCGATGGTCGTAGCTCAGGATCCGCACCGCAGACCCGTACCGGCTCACCAGAGAGTCGACCTGGCGCGCCCAGCACACCTGCGACAGGCACAGCCCGTGTAGGAACACCACGGTGTGCGCAGCGTCCCGGCGACCCGTCTCGCGCACGGCCAGAACCACACCGTCGTCGGTCGTGACATGAACGTCGCGTCCCTGACGCGCCTTCACACAGTCACCATTCACGGCCCGCACCTCCCTACACCAGCGCCTCGACGCGCGTTGCAGCACTTCTGCTTTCATCGCCCACATCACCGGCGGACTGCACTCCTGCCAGCGCGACCGACAGGTCGGCGATGGCCTTGCTCGCGGCCGCGACAGGGTTGGCGTATCCCACGGTGATGCGCTGTGCGACCCGCGCCACGCTCCCGTGCGCGCTCACCAGCGCAGCGATCTCACCCAAGGACTGCAGACCGATCGCTCCGGGGCGAGGCGGTTTGTCCGCTGAGTTCCAGTCGATCGGCGCACCCAGCACCTCCTGGAGCACGGCCAGGCGCTGCTGCAGCTCCGATACATCCGGCAGCGCGGCGATCCGCCGCGCCAACGCCGCATCGGCCTCGGCGTTGGCCTTCACAGTTGCGGCGGCCAGGGCAGCTTTGTCCCCGGCGTTCAGCGCTTCGGCCCGCAACGTGTCGTAGCGGGCGAACACCGAGCGCACCGCATCCCAGGACGGGTCGTGATCGGCCTTGGGCGCTGCCGGGCGGTGGATGGCCATCCGGGTCACCGACCGACCGGGCGACATCAGTCCCCAGCCCTCGGGCAGCTCGCCCTCGCGCACGATCGACGGGTCGGACACGACCAGCCACCACTGGTGGCACTGATCGGCCCAGGCGTCGGCCTTGCCGGTCTTGCGGCCCAGCTCAGCGACCCAGTCCGAGCGCGACACCTTGATCTCGTGGCCGATCAGCTGGCGACCGCTGGCGGTGGTGAACCCGACGTACACCGCGTCGCAGCGCCGCCCGGCACCGTACCCGCCGTTCATCCCCACCTCGGGGACGAAGATCCCGCCTGGAAGACGCCGTGACGGCTCGATGTAGTGGCGCCGCAATCTGCCCAGCAGAGCGTCCGCCGTCATCGGCGCTACCGCACGTGTGGGGGCCATCGCAGCGCTACTTCACGTCGGTCACGTCGATGGGCAGCCAATTGCGCGATGACACAGCCCATTTCCCGTCGCGGACCAGCTCGGCGAGTTCTTGGCACTGCTCGTCGGTGTCGACGTCCCAGCCCTGCCCGATCGTGTTGACCGGCCCACGAACACCGGCCCGCCAATCCAGGACCGTGTACTCCCACGCGCCCCGCCGGCGAAACGGCGCCTGCCGTGTCAGCACCGCGACGTCGTCCACACGGCCACGCACCGTCCACCACTGCCGCTCGGCGTCGAGCTTGACCCGCTGACCGACCGCCATGTCCACCGGCGTCATCGGCTCCGGCTGGTAGTACTGCCGCAGCTTGGACCGCTCGGCGTTGGTGATCGTCTGCGTCGTCATCTCGATTCCTCCTGCACGGTGACTGGCTCTCTTACCGGTGAAGTACCGCCGCGGGTGACTGTTTCCGTCACTGCGTCCGGGTACTGATCCCAGGTCCGCCCGTCGAGCACCCGGCCGGCGCGTTGCTTGCCCACCCGGACCGCGATGGTGTCGCGGTCGAGCAGCACGGTGTTGGTGGTGCGCTCGCCGGGCTCCAGCAGCCGCATCTGCGCGCCGCGCAAGGTCGAGCTGCCCGGTGCGGGGATGCGGACCGCCGGAGACCTGCGCCCACCGGCCGGACTGTCGTAGGCACGTCCGAACGCGAACTCCTCGTCATCGGCGATGGGGACCGGCAAGTACTCACCGAACTGCTTGAAGAAGAACGCGATCTCACCGGTGAGGCACTCATCGCGCAGGCTGCGCGCCCAGTCCGGGTGCATGGGCCGCGCGCCGGGCCCGGATTCGCCGCCGACGATGACCCAGTGCAGGACTTCCCGCACGTTGAGTCGTGTGCCGTCCCACGCGGGATGTTCCTCTGGCGGAGTCCATTTGCGCAGCGCCGCGCTGAGCTTGACCAGCTCAAGCAAGGGCTCCAGCGAGAGATAGCGGATGGCGGCCGGGGTGTCCAGCAGGGCGGGGATGCGCCGGTCGGCCCAGTACTGGCTTTCCACGCTGACGCCGAGCCACACGTTGGGTAGGAACCGCCGGCGAAGGTCCGGCGGGTACTGCTTGCGCCCCGGCCCGGTACCCGCCAGGTCCAGCCAGTGGGAGTTCACGTCTTCCCAGAACGACGGGTTGTTCAGCAGCGCACGCATTCTGGCGTGCCGCTTGGTCAGGACCTGAAAGGTATGGGCACCGGATGAGGCCATGACCGCCCACACGCGGGCGATGTAGTCATCGGGCACCTCAGCGTGGAACAGGTCGCCGGTGGAGCAGACGAACACCTTCCTGGGGGCCCGCCATCGCAGGGGCTGATCGAGCCGGTCCGGCCAGAGCGTGACATCAAATCCGTTGGGCCAGGCCTTTGTTCCCGCGAAACGATTCGCGTGCCGCGCGGCGTAGCAGTTGGTACATCCGTCGGAAATTGGAGTGCATCCCGTGACCACTGGCCATGTCGAGGTGGTCCACTCGATCTTGCTTCGGGCCCCCATCACCGGTCTCCGGCTGCCAGGTCTGCGGCCTCCACGACCAACGGTTCCCGTGGTGCGCATCCCACGCCGTAGGCATGGCTCCAGGCCTCGATCGCCGCGGCGGCCTTCACGACCCAGCGCCGCTGGCCCTCCCAGCCGCAGGTGCACCGGGCCTGCCGGTGACGAAGGCGGCGCCGCGGCCGCACCGACACAACGGCAACGACCCCAGCGGCAACGGGTGAGGCCTCAGCGTCGGCGAGCGGTGCGGCTGTAAGTACGGGCGAGCGCTCGTCCAGGGTTGAGTTCGACATCGCGGTCGTCTCCTTCGTCTCGGCGGGGGCAGCCCTCGCGGTGACCTTGGGTCGGCGGGTGAAAGAAGCAGATTTCGCATCGCCCCAACCCGCGGCACTGGGCCTCGGTGAAGATCGGCGGGAGATCTCCGGTCGACATCGCTGCCTCCTCCGTCTGTCACGGCAACGCCACCTCATGAACTCTGCAAATCGTAACAACGCGATCCGACAGAACAGCGCCCGCGAACAGGGGAATTACGGCCCGTCAGGCTGATATTCCCTCAGGTGGTGATGAATGCAGTGCTCGATGACATAGGTGAGTGGGTCTACCAGCGGTGATAGCAGGTCCCCCGCACATGGGGTCGGGATCAGCCCACGGCGACCCAGGAGACGCGCGACGACGTCGCGGACGCATGGCGCAAGACAGAGGCAAGAAGGAGGCGGGGGCCCAGGGCTCGGCCGGCTACGCCAAGGGACGTGCCATCACCGCAGGTAGCGACACTGCGAGACCGAAACCCCAGGCATGGAGAGGCTTTCAACCACACCAACCGCCATCTACCGGCACACTTCGGATGCCGGTTGGCGGCGCGGCGGAGCTACGGGCGGCCGACCGCCGGCACCTGGATGCGATTCAGGCGGCTCTTGGCGGCGTCGGCGATCTGGCTGTCCTGCAGGATCAGTCGCAGCAGGTGCGCGCGAGCGTCGGCGTCGAAGGGATCGCCGTGCAGCTCGTCGCAGGCGATCTTCAGCTCGCGGGAGTATCTGCGCACCAACATGAGATCCGCATCGGGCCCGGGTAGCGGAATGACGTGCGCCCCGCCCGATTTGCGATGGGGTGAAGGACTCAGTGCCGCCCCCGACTTACTGACCATGCAGCCATTTATAGCCATATTCGTCAGCAGTCGCAACGTGTACTCATGTGAATGACAACTGGAAGCGCATATCCGCCACTACCTCACAGCTGCGCTGAACTGCACAAACGCTATGGTCCATACCGTGTAGTAACATCAGTACACGACATGAGTGGGCGCATGAAACGAGAGTACATTGACTGAAACGGCGTCCGAGAACGCTGCCGCTGAACCGTCAGAGCTGTCCATCAAGCTCAACAAGCTCTTCGACATCATGCACAAAGCCTCACAGCCGCCGCTGTCCAACGCAGCCGCCGCCGAGGCCATCACCGAAAAGACCGGCGTCTCCATCAGCGCGGCCTACCTCTGGCAGCTGCGCAACGGGATGAAGACCAACCCCACCGTCACCCACCTGCGCGCAATCGCCCAGTTCTTCGGCGTCGCACCGTCATACCTGGTCGACCCCGGTATCGACCCCGACATCGACGCCCAGCTCAACCTGCTCGAAGCGATGCGCGACGCCGGCGTCCGCGACCTCGCCATGCGCGCCTCCGGACTCACCCCGCAGGCCCTCAACAGCCTGGCCGCTATGGTCGACCATGCGCGGCAACTCGAACAGCTTCCGCCAGTGCAGACACCCGGGGAATAGCAAGAATGGCAGTACCGAACGAAGACATGCTCGCGATGGCCCGCGAGCTGCCGATCCCAGTGCCATGGGACCTTGACGTCTTCATCCAGAACATCGCCGCCCAACGCGGCCGGCCGATCCACCTGATCCCCACTGAGACCGCGGCCCTGGCCGGTAGTCCGTGCGGGCTGTGGCTCACCCGCGACGACGACGATCTCATCCTGCACGAAGTGGGCACGTCGGCCTACCATATTTCGACCATCGTTTGCCACGAAATTGGGCACATGATGCTCGGCCACGGCCGCACCAGAGCCTTCGGCGCTGACCGCGACCGCGAAATTGAGATGTGCCAGAAGGTATTACCAGGCATCGACCCCTCTTCAGTCAACGCCGTACTGGGCCGCACCGACTTCGCCAGCGACCAGGAACGTGACGCTGAGATGTTTGCCAGCATCCTCATGATCGCCGCCGCCGAAGTCGCCGACCAACAGTCGATGATGCGCAGCGTGTTCTTCCGATCACCGTGACCACCTCCGTCCCGGCCTACCTGACCTGGCCGCTGCTGGTGTTCATGGTGATCGTCGTCATCACCCGCTACGCCTTCTTCCGCAGCAACCAATACGACACCTACTTCAACAACACCCTGGCCCTCATGGTGTTATCCAACCTGCTGCGTGAACGCGCCATCGAGAACGTCCTCGCCGACCACGGCATCCTGTCCATCACCGCCGCACAACAACTCTCACTCGCGGTCATGATCTTCGCCGCCTCAGAGTTCATCGGCTTCATCTCCCTGTGGGCCCGTCTGTCCCCCAACAAACCCGC from Mycobacterium sp. MS1601 harbors:
- a CDS encoding DUF4031 domain-containing protein, which gives rise to MTVYVDNARIPARVGRHATTWSHLFADTQDELHAFAARLGLRRSWFQDPVKIGKPFKARPGSRAAENWHYDVTESKRAQAVRLGAVEVSWRDAVAIINARYQAGQGAESEMEKQA
- a CDS encoding alpha/beta fold hydrolase, which encodes MKARQGRDVHVTTDDGVVLAVRETGRRDAAHTVVFLHGLCLSQVCWARQVDSLVSRYGSAVRILSYDHRGHGRSGQAPMSTYRIERLAEDLAQVLAVCEVSGPVTLVGHSMGGMTALGYLGLDAGRRPVDPVGLVLVATAAGKLRQRGMGRLLGTPATAALVGVAGVAPEQAVRAMAAPLCATLSRWRRGASAAALAAVAADALAAVSVATAVGFLPALRDYDQYPMLSSIRARTVVLSGGADPLTPAVHARDLAAAIPGAEHVHIPGAGHMLPQEAAQLVHEAIRRAAGIDGSFEDLGVDAVSGARPVAQVAALAGVAS
- a CDS encoding helix-turn-helix domain-containing protein, which codes for MHKASQPPLSNAAAAEAITEKTGVSISAAYLWQLRNGMKTNPTVTHLRAIAQFFGVAPSYLVDPGIDPDIDAQLNLLEAMRDAGVRDLAMRASGLTPQALNSLAAMVDHARQLEQLPPVQTPGE
- a CDS encoding DUF5131 family protein; its protein translation is MGARSKIEWTTSTWPVVTGCTPISDGCTNCYAARHANRFAGTKAWPNGFDVTLWPDRLDQPLRWRAPRKVFVCSTGDLFHAEVPDDYIARVWAVMASSGAHTFQVLTKRHARMRALLNNPSFWEDVNSHWLDLAGTGPGRKQYPPDLRRRFLPNVWLGVSVESQYWADRRIPALLDTPAAIRYLSLEPLLELVKLSAALRKWTPPEEHPAWDGTRLNVREVLHWVIVGGESGPGARPMHPDWARSLRDECLTGEIAFFFKQFGEYLPVPIADDEEFAFGRAYDSPAGGRRSPAVRIPAPGSSTLRGAQMRLLEPGERTTNTVLLDRDTIAVRVGKQRAGRVLDGRTWDQYPDAVTETVTRGGTSPVREPVTVQEESR